GTAGTCCCCCACCGAGTGGATCTCGTAGACGCACTCATCGGATTCGATGTTCGCCCCGTGCAGGCGGTTCCGCTTGATCACGACACCTTCACCGGCCTCCAGGGTCAGCGACGACCCCAGTCCGCTCTCGAAGCGCATCGTGCCCGAGACGATGTGGCACAGCTCGTCGCCGTCGTGGCAGTGGGTGTTGGACAGCTCGCCGCGCGGCTCGACCAGGTGCGCGACCGGGGCGTCCACCTTCCCCTGCTTCAGACCCTCGAAGACCGGGCCGTGCAGCTTCTTCAGCTCCGGCTGGTCGTCCATCCACGCGATCTGCGCGGAGAAGTCCTTGTCGGCGATGTCGAGGAGGACGCGGTACTCCTCGATGCCGCGCACGATCTCCGGGATGATCCCCTCGCCGTGCGCCTCCACCAGCGGCTTGATGATCTTCTCGCGTGCCATCCGGCCGTGGTGCTGGTCGATGTGGACGTGCTCCGTGAAGTACGTCGTGTCCACCTCGTCACCGAAGACGCCGCGCAGCAGACGGTCGGCGCGGCGGCAGAAGTCCACCAGCGAGCTCTCCGTGTAGTAGAGCGCCCCCACGTAGCGGAAGAACAACTCGTGGTTCTTGCCCAGGTAGTGGAAGTAGTTGTTCAGCAGGAGGCTGCTGTTCAGGTAGTACTGCCAGTAGCGGTGCACGTCCGACTCCAGGCCGACGGACTCCAGGGTCCGCTCGAAGAGGGTGCTGTGCTTCGTCTCGTGCACCCCGTAGCCGTACTCGTCGATGACGACCTTGAACCACTCGGACTGGACCTTGCCGTAGTAGCCGAGGACGTTGCGCATCATCGGCGACGCCTCGGACAGGAAGTCGGGGGCGAACTGGACCAGCCACATGCGGGCCGCGCGCTCCGGGTCGCTGGAGCCGGTGATCGCGGCCTCCGTCGGGGTCTGCTCCTCGGAGTCGCCCATGTCGAGGGAGTCCAGGTAGCTGTCGAGGCTGGCCGCCGTCCACTTGCCGGACGTCTCCACCTCGTCGTCGAGGAAGCCGAAGGCGTACCGCTCCAGGGCCGGGCGGATGCGTTCTCCGAGCGCCCGGTTGGAGGGGCTGTAGAACGCCCGGAAGTCGTCCTCCTTGCCCTGGAGGCCGCCCTTGGGGAAGAACACGAGGTCCGCCTCGTACACGCAGGTCAGCATGCGCTGCACGGCCAGGCTCGTGTAGTCGAGAATGTTCTCCCGGCCGGGTATGCGGTCGAAGTCGAGATACGGGAGGACCTGCGGCCGCAACTGGCGCCGGTAGGGGTTGTCATGGTTCTCCCAGTCCTCGTTGTCGAGGAACACGGGATTGGTGGCGTACTGCACGATGGCGTCGCGCAGTTCCGCGCCGGCGAGCTGGAACGGGACGTGCTGGGGGACGTGACTCATGAGGTGCTCTCCCTTGTTCCGTCGTGCTCCGTCTGTTCCGTGGTGGTCCGTCGTGCGCTGTCGTCGTCGGGCCGTCCGGGGCACCCGCGTCAACCGGATCGTCCGCGCCGCCCGCGTCGTCCGGGCTGTGCGGGGCGTCCGCGCGGGGCTGGAGGGCGGGGGAGGGGTCAGGCGCTCGCACTGAGCGCGAAGTCGCTCCACCGCAGCCGTACGGAGACGGTCTCGCCCGCTTTCACGGGTATGGGCTTCTCCAGCGGCACCCAGCCCTGCATCCAGTGGGAGGAGGTGTTCTCCGGGGAGTTGCACAGGGTGATCCCGCCGCCCATGTCCAGCTCGAACCAGACGGCCAGGGCGTGCGCCTCCCCGTCGGCGGTCGCGGGCAGCGAAACCACCCGCTCCCCGGGCGTCAGGGCGTCCCGGACCAGGTCGAACTCCAGCACACATGCCGCGTCCGACATGAACCGGTGCGGCCACGTGTCCAGCCGGACCGGGAAGTGCCCGCGGGTCGCCAGGGCGTTCATCAGCGACACGTCGAAACCGCCCGCCGTCGTGACCTGGTTCAGCTTCAGTACGGCGTCGCTGGTGACGAGCCGCCCGTGCAGCCGCGCCGCCGACGGGAGCATGATGCCGTCCGGGGAGAGCAGATGTTCCCGGGCGTGCCGTACCGCGGGCAGCAGTCCCTCCCCGATGAGGCCGCAGTCGACGATCTCCGACACGAGGACGTCCACGGGCGCTTCGAGGTCCTGGCCCACCTCCAACCGCGTGGAGGGCTTGCCGATCACGGTGACGACATCGGACAGTCCGTGCGCGTCCACCACCTGCCGGGCGACCTCGGCCAGCAGCGGGTTCATCTCGCAGGTGATCACCCGGCCGGCACCGGCGCGGGCGGCGGCCATGGCGAGCAGCCCGCTGCCCGAGCCGATGTCCAGGACGCTCGCCCCGGGAGGGATGGCCTTGCCGAGTGCGGTGACCAGGGCATCGTTGCGCTCCGTGTCGTTCAGCATGGCGAAGTGCCAACGGGGCACGCTCCTGCGGGCGATGTCGGAGAAGACCCCCGACGCGCCGCCCGGCTCCGAGGGCGTCCGGAGCAGCGAGGACGCCTGGTCCGCCATTTCGCTCATTTCCTGGGCGAGCAACTGCAGCGACGCCGCGATGAGGCGTTGCTGCGAGCCGCTCGGCGACACGTTCGCACCGTCGTCCGGCCCGGCATCGTGCTCCGATGCCGTGGCCTGTCCACGCTGTGCTTGCTGGATGTGCACCGACTGCTCCTCACGCTGAATCGCCGGGTTGACCGTGGTGCGAGGCAAGCCTTGAAGGTCGTGCGCCTTCGCGAAGCGACCGTATGCGGCGGCGGTGGTGCAGACCTTCAGCGGCTCTTGAGCGTCAGCGGCAGTTTCCGGTGACGGACCGTGGTCGGTACGCCGCAGATGACCAGGGCTTATGCCAGAGGAAGCGGATGTCTATAGCGCGCAGGCAGGTTGCAGGCCTGTTCTCCGGTTGATTCGGTGTGATCCGGCGACTACGTGGCGTCGTGGAAGATCAGCCCCAGGACGTGCCGTCGGCCGCTGTGCACGGCGCTGACCCCGTGCCGCAGCGTCACCCTGCTCCAGCCGCGCACGGAGCGCACCGGACGGTGGTTGACAGCGAAGATCATCCCTTGTCCCTGCGCGGGCCGCTTTACGAGAGGCCGTGACTGGGCGCGAGGCCGCTGCTCCACGAAGACGCTCTCCCCACCGGTGAAGTCCTCGTCCGGCCGGTCCAGCATGACCGCCACCTGCAAGGGGAACGTCAGCTCCCCGTACACGTCCTGGTGGAGGCAGTTGTATCCGCCCGCCTCGTAGCGGAGCAGCAGCGGCGTGGGGCGGTGCTGTCCGGCGGCGGCGCACGCCGCGAGGAGGCCCTCGTGGTCAGGGGGGAAGCCGGGCTGGCCCAGCCGCTCCGCCCAGGTGTTGGCGATCCCCGCGAGCGGCGGGTAGAGCCGCTGCCTCAGCGTCCGGACCAGGTCCGGCAGCGGGTGGGCGAAGTAGCGGTAGCTGCCCTCACCGAACCGGTGCCGCGCCATCGTCACCGTGCTGCGGAACAGCGCGGGCTCGTCGAACAGCTCCCGCACCTCGGCGCACTGGTCCGGGGTCAGCAGCGGCGCGGTGAGCGCCACGCCTTCCGTGTCCAACTCGGCCGCGAGAGTCTCCCAGTCGAGGCCCTGGAGAGCGGACAGCTCAGCGCCGGGCGCGCCATCGGCGAGCCGCCTGTCGGCGGCTGTGCGCGAGGGCCGGGGGGCGGCGTCGGGCCGGGGCTCCGGGGCGGACTCGGGGGCGGGCTCCGGCTGCTGGGGCCCGGCGTGGGCCAGGCCGGGCAGATGCGGGGTTTCGTAGGCGCTCACGTGTTCCACTCTTCAGGGCTGTTGGAGATGGCGGGCGCCGACGACGGGGGAGTGCGCCGACGCCCGCCGGTCACAGGGGGAGGCGATCCGCCGGGCGGTCCGCCGCTTCGAGATCCAGCAGGTACCGCTTGGCTTCGAGGCCACCCGCGTACCCGCTGAGGCTGCCGGTCGAGCCGACGATCCGATGGCACGGCAGCACCACGCACAGCGGGTTGCTCCCGAGCGCCGTCCCGACCGCCCGGGCGGCCCGGGGCCGCTCGAGCGCCGCGGCGAGCCGCAGATACGTCGAGGTCTGCCCGTACGGCACGAACTGGGCCAGCATCGAGACGGTCCTGCGGCTGAACGGCGTGGCGAGCCGCAGGTCCATCGGCACGGTGAAGTCCCGGCGGGCCCCGGCGAGATAGGCGTCGAGCTGCGCCCGCGCCTCGTCCAGTATCCGCCGCTGCGCCGGTCCGGCCGCCGTCTCCTCGACCGGGCGCAGCGCGGCTCTGCGGAGCCGGCCGGCGGCTTCCTCGCCCGGGTCGAAGCAGCACAGCACGAGCGCCTCGTCCGTGGCCGCCAGCACGAGCGGCCCGAGCGGCGTCGTGTGCACCGCCACGGCCGCGCTGGTGTCACCGGTGGGGTGATTCGTGGTTCGCATGGGAACTCCGTGGTGATTCGTCGTCGCTGCCCGGCCCGCCGTCACACGGTGACTGGCCTGCAGCTCTTGCACGCGCGGTAACCGGCCCGGCTGGCCTCGCGCGCCGTACGGAACGGGACCTGGTGGCGCGGACCGATACGGCGGGCGTTGGCACACGTCGGATGGCAGTAGATGCGGGTCGTGTCGCTGCCGAGGAAGACGACCCCGCCTTCGCGGAGCTCCGCCACCCGCCCCAGGTCGATCCCCTCCCCGGCGCGCAGCGCGTCACCCACGTCCGGCAGGAGATCGGCGTCGAACGGGGCGCCGCCGTCGTGCGTCACACGGTGGGAGGGGATCAGCACGGCCACCGGGTTCTTCGCCAGCGCGCCGCCCACCGCCGCCGCCGGGACATCGGCCTCCCGGGCGATCCAGTCGACGGGCCTCAGCTGGCCCGACGGGATCGTCCGTACGGCTTCCAGCACGGCCCGCTCGACCTCGGTGAGGCCCGTCAGATCGACCGGCAGCCGCCGCGCCCGCCCCGTGCGCAGCGCCGTCACGACCCCCGGGAACGGCTTGGCCGACCGTATGGCCGAGCGGTGCGTGCGGGCGTGGTGCAGCTCCTCGAAGGCCGCCGCCGTGAGCCCCGCGGAGTCGAGCGCGGCACCCGTCACGGCGTGCGGAGCGGACGCCACGTAGAGGCCTCCGGCGGGCGTCTCGACGCGGACGTACGTGTCGTACCGGTTGCGCTGGATGCCGACGCGCCGCAGGACGCGCAGGGCGAAGTCCTCCGGTGGGTCGGCGGAGAGACCGATCAGCTCTCCGGCCACCCGTTCGAGACTGGTCACCGCCTCATGGTCACTCTGATTCACGTCGTCACCTCCAACACGGCTGTTTCCGGATCCATCAGCTGGCGGAGCGCTCTCAGCCCTCTGGACACCTGTGCCTTGGCCGTCCCGACCGCGCACCCCTGCACCTCTGCCACTTCCGCGTAGCTCATCCCCAAGACGTGGCGGAGCACGACCGCTATCCGGTGGTGCTCGGGCAGCTGCACCAAGGCGGTGACCAGGCGTCGCCTGTCGTCCGCCTGCTCCGCGCGCTCCTCAGGGCCCGGCCTGCGGTCGGCCCACGAAGCGGCGGCCTCCTCCACGGACATCCCCGACAGGGCGGGGCGCCGCGTGCTGCCGCGGACGTGGTTGCGCCAGACGTTCGCGGCGATCGCCATCAGCCAGGCACGGGGCTTCAGCTCCCTCCGTCGCTCGGGGTCGTACCCCTGTAATGCGGTGTAGGCGCGCAGGAACGCGTCCTGTGCCAGGTCGTCCGCCTCGGTCGCCGAGCCGGTGATCCGGAACAGGAACGTGTACACCGCCCTCCCATACACCCGGACCAGCTCGGTGAAGCCACCGTCCAGATCCGCAGCCAGGAGCTCGGTCAGCTGCTGCTCGGCCTTGTCGTCCATCAATAAGAGGAACACCGACCCGGCCGGAATGGTTGCAGAGGTCTTCTCGTGCGGCCGCGTCCCCTTCCCGGAGGCTCCATGGACCGGACGCCGCCGGCGCGCCCCGCCCAGACCGGTGGCGCCCTCCTCCGGAGTGGCCACTGCTTCCGTTCGGCTCCAGCTGCCGCGGGTGAGGCTTGACCCTCACGTGGCGTGAGGCTGGATAGTCGGTGCCGTGGAGGATCACTGGACCGTCGGAAGCGTGGCCGAGTTGGCGGGCGTGAGCGTCCGCACGCTGCATCACTATGACGAGATAGGGCTTGTCCGGCCGTCGGCGCGGACCGCGGCCGGATACCGGGCCTACCTGCCGGGCGACGTGGAGCGGCTGCGGGAGGTGCTGGCCTATCGGAGGTTGGGCTTCGGCCTGCGGGAGGTCGCGGAACTGGTCGGCGACCCGTCCACCGACGCGGTCGCGCACCTGCGCCGACTGCGCGGTCTGCTGCTGGAGCGGCGTGATCGCGCCGACGCCATGGTGGCGGCCATCGACAGGGAACTCGAGGTACGGGCGAAGGGGCTGACGGTGACGCCGGAGGAGCAACTGGGGATGCTCGGTGCACGGCTGTACGACGCGATCGGCGGCGCTTACACCGCGACACGGCGTACCGACCCGCGGATCGCCGCGCGGATATGGGACGCGCTCGGGGACGCGCAGACGGTGCTGAACGTGGGGGCAGGCACCGGCTCCTACGAACCCGCTGATCGCGACGTGACCGCGGTGGAGCCCTCCGCGGTCATGCGGGCGCAACGGCCTGCCGGCTCGGCGCCGTGCGTGGCCGCCGCCGCGGAGAGCCTGCCCTTCGAGGACCGGTCCTTCGACGTCGCTATGGCCGTCTCCACCGTTCACCACTGGGAGGACTCGATAGCGGGACTGCGCGAGATGCGGCGCGTGGCCCGCCGCGTGGTGGTGCTCACGTTCGACACGGATGAGCCCGGATGGCAGGACCGGTTCTGGCTCACCCGCGACTACCTGCCCGAGTTCGCCGCCCTCCTGGCGGAGTTTCCCTCACTTGCTGGCATGGCCGACGCGATCGGCGCCCGCGCCGAGCCGGTGCCCGTCCCGTGGGATTGCGCAGACGGCCTGTTCGAGGCGTACTGGCGCCGACCGGCGGCGTATCTGGAGGACCACGTGCGCCGTGCGATGTCGGTGTGGACGAGGGTCGGGCCGGAGGCCGAGCAGCGGGCGGTGCGAAGCCTCAGCGACGACCTCGACTCCGGCCGGTGGGCCGAGCGCAACAGCCACCTCGCCGACCTCGACGCGGCAGATCTCGGCCTCCGCCTGCTCATAGCGTGACCCGCGCGGCAGGTCAGCGCCATGAGGTCCCCTGGACGGCCCGCCGGTCCGACTGGCTGCCAGCCGGCCCCTCGCGTGTGCCGCCCTGATTCGGCCCCTGTGCGCGGATGCCATGTGGCATATGTGTGCTGCCAAACCGGAGGCCCTGTCGCCCACTCGGACGACAGGGCCGCTGACCTGGTGTTCATCTGTGCCCCCGGCAGGATTCGAACCTGCGACACCCGCTTTAGGAGAGAGGCTGGGTGATCTGCGGGCTGAGCTGCGTCTTCGCCGGCCGAGGAAGCGGGTGGCTACCCGGCTGCGGGGCGCCGGTGTTGACCGCGGCTGCCCCCTGCATCTGGCACGGTTGTGGCACGAACCTCAGCCGACAACAGTCAGCCACGACGGCGGGTACGCCGACCGACCAGGCGCGCGTGTGTCTCGCTGCACCCCCACCGGCCTCAGCCACGTTGTCGGGTGTCGTCGGTCAGCCCTTCCGCGGCAAGCGGATCGGCACACGGCTCCGGAGGCCGTTGCACCTTACGAAATACTCCCAGGTCAAGGTCTTACACCCAGTCAGCCGAGCCTCACCCGTCCACAGACGGTCCACGACGAGGCAGTAGCGGGTAGATGTGTCACATGATGACCTGAACGGCGTTGGTGGCACCGCGCACGTCCGATAAGTGTTTGAAGCGCAATTGGAACTATTTGCTCGTTATGTGGCATACAGAGACTCCGTTGCCTAACAGCTTCGACAAGCCCCGCTTCCTCGCCCGATAGGGGGCCAGCCAGCAACTCTGAGATGGCAACGGGTATGTTCCCCTCCATGACGCTCCCTGCGCTCGACACCACCAAGTGGGTCCTGAGGATCGAAGTCATCCGGCAGGCAATCAAGACTCTCCAGGCTATGCACATCCATGAGAGTTTCGTGGTCTATATGCACGTGACCCGTCAGGGTGGGCGACTGGCGGGAAAAGGTCAACCTAAACAAGTTGTCGGCATAAGCCCCGACTGGCTTGGCGAAGTTCGAGAGTGGCTTGATGTGCCTGGTGGGCCTCCGTCGAAGCCTAACTTCCTCCCCTTTGCTTCACGCGGCAGTGATCCGGCTCGCTTTTGGAAGGGAGAGAATCTCGCAGGTCTATACGCCCCCTCGTCGCTTCGTTCGAAAAACAGTCTATTCGTAGGGCCAGACAAGACTTACGGGCTGCCACTTGCGGAAGATGGCGCTATCGATACTTCAAAGCTTAAAGAGAGCTTGCTAAATGGAGCCGCTGTCCCCGCGTGGGCCATCGGCGCATTCATCTATCGAAACCGCGGATTCACAGCCCCTTCAGAGCCCTCTGGAGTTAATCTACTAGAGGTTTTCAGGGATGATTTTTCCCTGACGCAAGAAGAGCAAATGCACGTCTTCGACTGGTCTCTACCGGATAGTGGACGATTTTTCGAGCTTTTCATTACCGAGGGTGAGAGTCATGAGTGACATTGTACTGAGTGATCGAGTCAGGACTTTGGACGCCGAAACCCTGGAGGTTGGATACTCTAAGGCCGTTTCTCCGAAACGAGCAGCCAGCGTCCCGGATGCCCCACTGATTGACGTTACGGATCCCCAGCTGCAACGCCTTATGGGCCTACTGCGTCGCTACTCCGGGGTTATCCTGTCCGGTCCGCCTGGGACCTCCAAGTCTTACTTGGCGGCAGCCACAGGGAAAGCAATGACTCAGGGCAATCCTGATCGTCTTGCCTTCGCACAGTTCCACGCGTCATACCAGTACGAGGACTTCATGGAGGGCTATCGACCGTTGGAAGGTGGGGGGTTCACTCGTTCGGAGGGCGTCTTTCTGAAACTCTGCACTAAGGCGAATGGCGATCCTAAAAACGATTATGTAATGGTGATCGATGAAATCTCGCGCGGTGACGCTGGTCGAGTATTTGGTGAGGCGCTTACATATGTAGAGCGTTCGAAGCGCGGTATGCCATTCGCTTTGCCTTCCGGTGCGATTAGCACTATTCCTCCGAACATCTACATAGTTGCCACGATGAATCCCTTGGATCGAGGTGTTGACGAGGTGGATGCAGCGTTCGAGCGGAGGTTTGCTAAAGTCAGCCTCCTTCCAGATGCCGATCTACTCAGCCAGCGTCTTATTGCAAATGAAGTCGAGGAAAGTTTGCGTGAGCGCATTGTCGCATGGTTCAAACGCATCAACGGCCACGCGAAGTCAGCACCAGTAGCCGCCCTGGGACACACGTATTTCTGGGATGTCACAGATCACTCTACGGCTCGAGACGCATGGGAATATCAGCTTCAATACCACGTTCATCGTGCATTCCGCTATGATGAAAAAACGCGGGATAGCTTGGTGGAGGCCTGGATGGAAATTTTCACTGAGACAGGATCGAGGGCTGAGTAGCACGTGCCGATTCGCACAGCTTTTGAACACGGGGTGGTGAATTTGCATCCAGGGGACCTGATGACCGATCGAGGCGTCAGAATGCGTCAGGACGTATTAAGACGGGGATTCGTGGAATGGCGTTCCGTCGTGGCAAATAACCTGCCAAAAAACGCCACTGAAGAAGTGATGGTCGAGCGCAAACTCTATGCGAAAGGGGTAATTGGCCTTGTCCCGCTAGCCGGGAATCTGTCAGTACTTGTGCAGCCGAGATTCCCGGCCAGTGTGACACACATGGTTAGTGTCTGCGAGTGGCCCACCATTGCGCTGGACGTCGTGCGCCATTATGCGGAAGCCCCTGGAGTCGCAGAAGAATGGATGCTTGACCGACTCGTGGCAGATTTTCTGGCTTCTATGCGTGGGCTCCTTGCCCAGGGGCTCATGCGGGAGTACAAGCAACGTGAAGCTGTAACATCGACCTCAAAGGGGAGAATCCTATTGGGGCGTACGATACGAGAACAGGCCTCACGAGGTGTCGATTACCAAGTCAATATCTCCTACTTTGAAAAGACACAGACTACGCCGCCGAACCAAGCTCTTCTGGCTGCAGTGCAATGGGCCCTAGAATGGCTAGATGTGCGTCTTCAAGCCAGCCTTAGCAAAGACGTACAACAGGCTATCAGAGCAACGCGACGCGAAGCTGTCCGCCACCTGCATGCCCTGCGCTTCATCGAAGGGGATGTAGAACGACGATTCATGACAGACCCATACGTGCAGGGTTCACGTGACATTCCTGAGGCTCGCAGTGAGTATCGACGCGCCCTTCGACTTGCTGTAGCTCTTCTAGAACGTAAAGGATTTACTCTTGAGGGCAGTGAAGGGGTTTTCGGCCTCTCATCACTCCTTCTGTCGACTGATGATTTGTTCGAGGAATACGTACGTCGCCGCCTGCGCCAGTACACGGCCGGCCTTGAGGTGCTCGATGGCAACGCTCTCAACCCTGCTCGAAAACTCTTCGAGTCAGCTGAGGTACCTGCCGATGTAACGGTAGTGGAAAGGCTCGGGATTGGGTCTAATAAAGTCCAGCCT
This genomic window from Streptomyces thermolilacinus SPC6 contains:
- a CDS encoding iron-containing redox enzyme family protein; this encodes MSHVPQHVPFQLAGAELRDAIVQYATNPVFLDNEDWENHDNPYRRQLRPQVLPYLDFDRIPGRENILDYTSLAVQRMLTCVYEADLVFFPKGGLQGKEDDFRAFYSPSNRALGERIRPALERYAFGFLDDEVETSGKWTAASLDSYLDSLDMGDSEEQTPTEAAITGSSDPERAARMWLVQFAPDFLSEASPMMRNVLGYYGKVQSEWFKVVIDEYGYGVHETKHSTLFERTLESVGLESDVHRYWQYYLNSSLLLNNYFHYLGKNHELFFRYVGALYYTESSLVDFCRRADRLLRGVFGDEVDTTYFTEHVHIDQHHGRMAREKIIKPLVEAHGEGIIPEIVRGIEEYRVLLDIADKDFSAQIAWMDDQPELKKLHGPVFEGLKQGKVDAPVAHLVEPRGELSNTHCHDGDELCHIVSGTMRFESGLGSSLTLEAGEGVVIKRNRLHGANIESDECVYEIHSVGDYRKCLS
- a CDS encoding 50S ribosomal protein L11 methyltransferase, which codes for MPRTTVNPAIQREEQSVHIQQAQRGQATASEHDAGPDDGANVSPSGSQQRLIAASLQLLAQEMSEMADQASSLLRTPSEPGGASGVFSDIARRSVPRWHFAMLNDTERNDALVTALGKAIPPGASVLDIGSGSGLLAMAAARAGAGRVITCEMNPLLAEVARQVVDAHGLSDVVTVIGKPSTRLEVGQDLEAPVDVLVSEIVDCGLIGEGLLPAVRHAREHLLSPDGIMLPSAARLHGRLVTSDAVLKLNQVTTAGGFDVSLMNALATRGHFPVRLDTWPHRFMSDAACVLEFDLVRDALTPGERVVSLPATADGEAHALAVWFELDMGGGITLCNSPENTSSHWMQGWVPLEKPIPVKAGETVSVRLRWSDFALSASA
- a CDS encoding 2OG-Fe(II) oxygenase produces the protein MSAYETPHLPGLAHAGPQQPEPAPESAPEPRPDAAPRPSRTAADRRLADGAPGAELSALQGLDWETLAAELDTEGVALTAPLLTPDQCAEVRELFDEPALFRSTVTMARHRFGEGSYRYFAHPLPDLVRTLRQRLYPPLAGIANTWAERLGQPGFPPDHEGLLAACAAAGQHRPTPLLLRYEAGGYNCLHQDVYGELTFPLQVAVMLDRPDEDFTGGESVFVEQRPRAQSRPLVKRPAQGQGMIFAVNHRPVRSVRGWSRVTLRHGVSAVHSGRRHVLGLIFHDAT
- a CDS encoding methylated-DNA--[protein]-cysteine S-methyltransferase — protein: MRTTNHPTGDTSAAVAVHTTPLGPLVLAATDEALVLCCFDPGEEAAGRLRRAALRPVEETAAGPAQRRILDEARAQLDAYLAGARRDFTVPMDLRLATPFSRRTVSMLAQFVPYGQTSTYLRLAAALERPRAARAVGTALGSNPLCVVLPCHRIVGSTGSLSGYAGGLEAKRYLLDLEAADRPADRLPL
- a CDS encoding MGMT family protein, whose protein sequence is MTSLERVAGELIGLSADPPEDFALRVLRRVGIQRNRYDTYVRVETPAGGLYVASAPHAVTGAALDSAGLTAAAFEELHHARTHRSAIRSAKPFPGVVTALRTGRARRLPVDLTGLTEVERAVLEAVRTIPSGQLRPVDWIAREADVPAAAVGGALAKNPVAVLIPSHRVTHDGGAPFDADLLPDVGDALRAGEGIDLGRVAELREGGVVFLGSDTTRIYCHPTCANARRIGPRHQVPFRTAREASRAGYRACKSCRPVTV
- a CDS encoding RNA polymerase sigma factor, whose product is MDDKAEQQLTELLAADLDGGFTELVRVYGRAVYTFLFRITGSATEADDLAQDAFLRAYTALQGYDPERRRELKPRAWLMAIAANVWRNHVRGSTRRPALSGMSVEEAAASWADRRPGPEERAEQADDRRRLVTALVQLPEHHRIAVVLRHVLGMSYAEVAEVQGCAVGTAKAQVSRGLRALRQLMDPETAVLEVTT
- a CDS encoding MerR family transcriptional regulator — its product is MAELAGVSVRTLHHYDEIGLVRPSARTAAGYRAYLPGDVERLREVLAYRRLGFGLREVAELVGDPSTDAVAHLRRLRGLLLERRDRADAMVAAIDRELEVRAKGLTVTPEEQLGMLGARLYDAIGGAYTATRRTDPRIAARIWDALGDAQTVLNVGAGTGSYEPADRDVTAVEPSAVMRAQRPAGSAPCVAAAAESLPFEDRSFDVAMAVSTVHHWEDSIAGLREMRRVARRVVVLTFDTDEPGWQDRFWLTRDYLPEFAALLAEFPSLAGMADAIGARAEPVPVPWDCADGLFEAYWRRPAAYLEDHVRRAMSVWTRVGPEAEQRAVRSLSDDLDSGRWAERNSHLADLDAADLGLRLLIA
- a CDS encoding McrB family protein, whose protein sequence is MGLLRRYSGVILSGPPGTSKSYLAAATGKAMTQGNPDRLAFAQFHASYQYEDFMEGYRPLEGGGFTRSEGVFLKLCTKANGDPKNDYVMVIDEISRGDAGRVFGEALTYVERSKRGMPFALPSGAISTIPPNIYIVATMNPLDRGVDEVDAAFERRFAKVSLLPDADLLSQRLIANEVEESLRERIVAWFKRINGHAKSAPVAALGHTYFWDVTDHSTARDAWEYQLQYHVHRAFRYDEKTRDSLVEAWMEIFTETGSRAE
- a CDS encoding 5-methylcytosine restriction system specificity protein McrC, coding for MTDRGVRMRQDVLRRGFVEWRSVVANNLPKNATEEVMVERKLYAKGVIGLVPLAGNLSVLVQPRFPASVTHMVSVCEWPTIALDVVRHYAEAPGVAEEWMLDRLVADFLASMRGLLAQGLMREYKQREAVTSTSKGRILLGRTIREQASRGVDYQVNISYFEKTQTTPPNQALLAAVQWALEWLDVRLQASLSKDVQQAIRATRREAVRHLHALRFIEGDVERRFMTDPYVQGSRDIPEARSEYRRALRLAVALLERKGFTLEGSEGVFGLSSLLLSTDDLFEEYVRRRLRQYTAGLEVLDGNALNPARKLFESAEVPADVTVVERLGIGSNKVQPDILIEDGGQTLLIADVKYQAVSNGHADRHALEQIVTYAERLKCTEVMTVHPCMIDQPPGLVLSGRIGAVRVWQYRISLAQDPDAGMKEMARAVEALCRLKESAE